Within Amycolatopsis sp. cg5, the genomic segment CATCGAGCGCGGCCGCGTCAACGTCAACGAAGAGGTCGAGATCGTCGGCATCAAGGAGAAGTCGACGAAGACGACTGTCACCGGTGTCGAGATGTTCCGCAAGCTGCTCGACCAGGGTGAGGCCGGCGACAACGTCGGTCTGCTGGTCCGCGGTATCAAGCGTGAGGACGTCGAGCGCGGCCAGGTCGTCGTGAAGCCGGGTACCACCACCCCGCACACCGACTTCAAGGCCGGCGTTTACATCCTTTCGAAGGACGAAGGCGGCCGTCACACGCCGTTCTTCAACAACTACCGCCCGCAGTTCTACTTCCGCACGACGGACGTCACCGGTGTTGTGACGCTTCCCGAGGGCACCGAGATGGTCATGCCGGGTGACAACACCGACATCACCGTCGCGCTGATCCAGCCGGTCGCCATGGACGTGAACCTGCGCTTCGCCATCCGTGAGGGTGGCCGCACCGTGGGTGCGGGTCAGGTCACCGAAATCATCAAGTGATTTAACGCCAGGAGCCGGGGCAGGGCTTATACCCACCCCGGCTCTTGGCCGTCAAATCACATGTGCGACACTATTCGGGTTGCTCGTCGAGAGGGCGGCCGAACCTGTTTCAGGTTCCGGCCGCTCCTTCGCGAGGAGCCTTGGTCCGTTTGACTCCCTGAGTCGCGGGCAAGGGACGTTTATGGCGCAAGCCCAATGGACGGCCCCCTCACGTTGAGGAAGACCAGCAAGACAACGATCCCACGGGATCCGTCTGTGCGTCGGGCGCGACACGCCCGACCGCGTGGACCGGGGACAGGGCCGTTGAACTGCAGAAATCCCCTCTTCGACGGGGATTTTGATGAGATTAACGGCACGAGACGACAAGGAACGAGCAGCCACCATGGCGGGACAAAAGATCCGCATCCGGCTCAAGGCCTACGACCACGAGGCGATCGACACCTCGGCGCGCAAGATCGTTGAGACGGTCACCCGCACCGGCGCCCGTGTTGTCGGGCCGGTGCCGCTGCCCACCGAGAAGAACGTTTACTGCGTGATCCGCTCGCCGCACAAGTACAAGGACTCGCGCGAGCACTTCGAGATGCGCACGCACAAGCGTCTGATCGACATCCTCGACCCCACGCCGAAGACGGTTGACGCGCTCATGCGCATCGACCTCCCGGCGAGCGTCGACGTCAACATCCAGTAAGCGTTGGGCGAGCGGCGGAGATAAGAGACATCATGTCTGACAGGCAAGTGAAGGGCATCCTGGGCACCAAGCTCGGCATGACCCAGGTCTTCGACGAGAACAACCGGATCATCCCGGTGACCGTCGTACAGGCCGGACCGAACGTGGTCACCCAGGTTCGTACCAAGGAAACCGACGGCTACACCGCCGTCCAGCTGGCGTTCGGCGCCGTTGACCCGCGCAAGGTCAACAAGCCCGAGACGGGCCACTTCACCAAGGCTGGCGTGACGCCCCGGCGTTACCTCGCCGAGCTGCGCACGACCGACGCGGAGACCTACGAGATCGGCCAGGAGATCACCGCTGAGGTGTTCGCCGCTGGCGCCGAGGTCGACGTGACCGGCACCAGCAAGGGCAAGGGCTACGCCGGTGTCATGAAGCGCCACGGCTTCAAGGGCCAGGGCGCTTCCCACGGTGCGCAGGCCGTGCACCGTCGTCCCGGTTCCATCGGTGGCTGCGCCACCCCCGGCCGCGTCTTCAAGGGCGTTCGCATGGCCGGCCGCATGGGCCAGGACAAGGTCACCACGCAGGGCCTCACCGTGCACGCCGTGCGTGCCGAAGACGGCCTGCTCCTCATCAAGGGTGCCGTCCCCGGCCCCAAGGGCGGCGTCGTGTTCGTCCGTAACGCCGTGAAGGGTGGTGTCACCGAATGAGCACGCTCGAGCTGAAGACCCCGGCCGGCGCCGCGGAAGGTTCCGTGGAGCTGCCCGCCGAGATCTTCGACGTGCAGGCCAACGTGGCCCTCATGCACCAGGTGGTCATCGGTCAGCTGGCCGCTGCCCGCCAGGGCACGCACTCCACGAAGACCCGTGGCGAGGTCTCCGGTGGTGGCAAGAAGCCGTACCGCCAGAAGGGCACCGGCCGCGCCCGCCAGGGTTCGACCCGTGCGCCGCAGTTCGTCGGTGGTGGCGTCGTCCACGGCCCGCAGCCGCGCGACTACACCCAGCGGACCCCGAAGAAGATGAAGGCCGCCGCCCTGCGTGGCGCCCTCTCCGACCGGGTTCGCCACGGCCAGCTGCACATCGTGACCGAGCTGGTGACCGGCGAGAAGCCGTCCACCAAGTCGGCCAAGGCCGCCGTCCGCGCCATCACCCAGGCCAAGCGCGTTCTCGTGGTGCTGCACCGCGACGACGAGCTGAGCTGGCAGTCGGCGCAGAACCTGGCCGACCTTCACCTGATCACGCCGGACCAGCTCAACACCTATGACGTGCTGGTCAACGACGACGTGGTGTTCACCAAGGCCGCTTACGACGTCTTCGTCGCCGGTCCCGCCAGGGGCAAGGGCGCGACGGCCGTCGCACGGTCGAGCGAGCTCGAAGGGAGTGACGAGCAGTGAGTGCGATCGCCATTCCTGACTACCACGACATCTTGCTCGCGCCGGTGATCTCCGAGAAGTCCTACGGACTGCTCGAGGACCACAAGTACACGTTCGTCGTGCGCCCCGACGCCAACAAGACCCAGATCAAGATCGCGGTCGAGAAGGTGTTCGGCGTCAAGGTCGTCAGCGTGAACACGTTGAACCGCAACGGAAAGCGCAAGCGGACCCGCACCGGTTTCGGTAAGCGCAAGGACACCAAGCGCGCTGTCGTGACTCTTTCGGCTGAGAGCAAGCCGATCGAGATCTTCGGCGGACCCGCGGCGTAAAGGACTGAGCTGACATGGGTATCCGTAAGTACAAGCCGACTACGCCGGGCCGTCGTGGCTCCAGCGTCTCCGACTTCGCCGAGATCACTCGGTCGACCCCGGAGAAGTCGCTGCTGCGCCCGCTGAGCAAGACCGGCGGCCGTAACGCGTCCGGCAAGATCACCACCCGGCACAAGGGTGGCGGCCACAAGCGCGCGTACCGGCTGATCGACTTCCGCCGGAACGACAAGGACGGCGTTCCCGCCAAGGTCGCGCACATCGAGTACGACCCCAACCGGTCCGCTCGTATCGCGCTCCTGCACTACGCCGACGGCGAGAAGCGCTACATCATCGCGCCGGAGAAGCTGAAGCAGGGTGACACGGTCGAGAACGGCCCCCGCGCCGACATCAAGCCGGGCAACAACCTGCCGCTGCGCAACATCCCCGTCGGTACCGTGATCCACGCGATCGAGCTCCGCCCCGGTGGCGGCGCGAAGATCGCCCGGTCCGCCGGTGTGAAGGTGCAGCTCGTCGCCAAGGACGGTCCGTACGCCCAGCTGCGTCTCCCCTCGGGCGAGATCCGCAACGTGGACGTGCGCAACCGCGCCACCATCGGCGAGGTCGGCAACTCCGACCACTCGAACATCAACTGGGGCAAGGCGGGTCGTAACCGCTGGCGCGGCAAGCGCCCCACCGTCCGTGGTGTCGTCATGAACCCGGTCGACCACCCGCATGGTGGTGGTGAGGGTAAGACCTCCGGTGGTCGCCACCCGGTCAACCCGAACGGTAAGCCCGAGGGCCGCACCCGTCGCCGCAAGGCTTCGGACGCTCTCATCGTCCGCCGCCGTCGCACCGGCAA encodes:
- the rpsJ gene encoding 30S ribosomal protein S10, whose translation is MAGQKIRIRLKAYDHEAIDTSARKIVETVTRTGARVVGPVPLPTEKNVYCVIRSPHKYKDSREHFEMRTHKRLIDILDPTPKTVDALMRIDLPASVDVNIQ
- the rplC gene encoding 50S ribosomal protein L3 gives rise to the protein MSDRQVKGILGTKLGMTQVFDENNRIIPVTVVQAGPNVVTQVRTKETDGYTAVQLAFGAVDPRKVNKPETGHFTKAGVTPRRYLAELRTTDAETYEIGQEITAEVFAAGAEVDVTGTSKGKGYAGVMKRHGFKGQGASHGAQAVHRRPGSIGGCATPGRVFKGVRMAGRMGQDKVTTQGLTVHAVRAEDGLLLIKGAVPGPKGGVVFVRNAVKGGVTE
- the rplD gene encoding 50S ribosomal protein L4 gives rise to the protein MSTLELKTPAGAAEGSVELPAEIFDVQANVALMHQVVIGQLAAARQGTHSTKTRGEVSGGGKKPYRQKGTGRARQGSTRAPQFVGGGVVHGPQPRDYTQRTPKKMKAAALRGALSDRVRHGQLHIVTELVTGEKPSTKSAKAAVRAITQAKRVLVVLHRDDELSWQSAQNLADLHLITPDQLNTYDVLVNDDVVFTKAAYDVFVAGPARGKGATAVARSSELEGSDEQ
- the rplW gene encoding 50S ribosomal protein L23, with amino-acid sequence MSAIAIPDYHDILLAPVISEKSYGLLEDHKYTFVVRPDANKTQIKIAVEKVFGVKVVSVNTLNRNGKRKRTRTGFGKRKDTKRAVVTLSAESKPIEIFGGPAA
- the rplB gene encoding 50S ribosomal protein L2, producing the protein MGIRKYKPTTPGRRGSSVSDFAEITRSTPEKSLLRPLSKTGGRNASGKITTRHKGGGHKRAYRLIDFRRNDKDGVPAKVAHIEYDPNRSARIALLHYADGEKRYIIAPEKLKQGDTVENGPRADIKPGNNLPLRNIPVGTVIHAIELRPGGGAKIARSAGVKVQLVAKDGPYAQLRLPSGEIRNVDVRNRATIGEVGNSDHSNINWGKAGRNRWRGKRPTVRGVVMNPVDHPHGGGEGKTSGGRHPVNPNGKPEGRTRRRKASDALIVRRRRTGKNKR